A region of Candidatus Megaera polyxenophila DNA encodes the following proteins:
- a CDS encoding 50S ribosomal protein L35, whose translation MPKMKTHSGAKKRFKLTASGKVKASQAGKQHFMRRRTKAQLRNQRGTTILGDEDAKRLVKIFLPNGTN comes from the coding sequence ATGCCTAAAATGAAGACACATTCGGGTGCAAAAAAGCGCTTTAAGCTTACTGCAAGCGGCAAAGTAAAAGCTAGTCAGGCAGGTAAGCAGCACTTTATGAGACGTCGTACGAAAGCTCAACTTCGCAATCAAAGAGGAACTACAATACTTGGTGATGAAGATGCGAAGAGATTAGTAAAGATTTTCCTTCCTAATGGGACTAATTAA
- the rplT gene encoding 50S ribosomal protein L20, with protein MTRAKAGIVSKSRHKKIIKLAKGYRGRAKNCFRIAIEKVEKGLQYAYRDRRNRKRDFRGLWIQRINAAVREHGMVYSSFINGLNKSGVVVDRKMLAELAVNNADSFAHIVEQAKKGLTAK; from the coding sequence ATGACACGTGCAAAAGCAGGAATAGTATCCAAAAGTCGCCACAAAAAAATAATCAAGCTTGCTAAAGGTTATAGAGGCAGGGCAAAGAATTGTTTTAGAATAGCAATTGAGAAAGTAGAAAAAGGCTTACAGTATGCGTATAGAGATCGTAGAAATCGTAAGCGTGATTTTAGAGGTCTCTGGATTCAAAGAATTAATGCAGCTGTAAGAGAGCATGGAATGGTTTATTCTAGCTTTATTAATGGATTAAATAAGTCCGGGGTTGTTGTGGATCGTAAAATGCTGGCAGAGCTTGCTGTAAATAACGCCGATAGTTTTGCCCACATTGTAGAGCAAGCCAAAAAAGGTTTAACCGCAAAATAA
- a CDS encoding multidrug SMR transporter encodes MSWFYLFMAGIFEIFWAVGIKYCDGFKITISLVLVIISMALSVIFLGLATKTIPMSIAYAVWTGIGIVGVFIYGLLILKDPISVKNIICVGMILIGIIGLKLGIK; translated from the coding sequence ATGTCTTGGTTTTACCTTTTTATGGCGGGGATATTTGAAATATTTTGGGCAGTAGGGATAAAATACTGCGATGGATTTAAAATTACTATTTCTTTGGTTTTAGTAATAATTTCCATGGCTCTTAGTGTAATTTTTCTGGGATTAGCCACTAAAACCATTCCAATGAGCATAGCTTACGCAGTGTGGACTGGTATTGGAATAGTAGGAGTATTCATTTACGGTCTGTTAATACTGAAAGATCCGATTTCGGTTAAGAATATCATTTGTGTTGGGATGATTTTAATAGGAATAATTGGGCTAAAGTTAGGGATAAAATGA
- a CDS encoding ABC transporter ATP-binding protein — MKNISIISFFWQHIKPYKWYYAGMLIAPVIGAIFPFAYHYAVKLFIDLMSVERSINYNDIIFPITIFILSQVVMEASWRISNILEWIAEPQVRRSLLLKSYDYVQHHSYSFFQNNFTGAISSKIKGILDGYDHFWAEMHHGLFQKILKVIISFFVLAMIHPNLSLFLCAWSVLYFPIMYKVSIKLNQAAFAETEAKHSLIGQISDKISNIIAVLSFATRKIELKKLDDQILTEFVPKQILLYKYAFISNVVSGAFFLIMTTFFIFYMVHLRQNGLISVGDFAFVFAISVVIIEETWGITQSLQNFVRIIGDLRSSIAFLYSPQIDVDHPNARSLRINRPQIEFKEVSFGYSEEEKVFKNLNLAIKPGEKIGLVGYSGAGKSSLVNLLLKYFKVSMGQILIDGQNINDISQDSLRENISVIPQDTMLFHRSILENIRYGRLNATDEEVIAASKAAHIHEFIVGLPHQYQTYVGERGVKLSGGQRQRISIARAILKDAPILILDEATSSLDSHTEKLIQDSLNFLIESKGKTVIAIAHRLSTLKHMDRILIMDKGKIIEEGTHQQLLHNHKGLYKKLWKFQEV, encoded by the coding sequence ATGAAAAACATATCTATTATTTCCTTTTTCTGGCAACATATAAAGCCTTACAAATGGTATTATGCAGGAATGCTTATAGCTCCTGTAATAGGGGCTATCTTTCCATTTGCTTATCATTATGCCGTCAAGTTATTTATTGACTTAATGTCAGTAGAGCGCAGCATAAATTACAACGATATTATTTTCCCAATTACTATTTTTATCCTCTCACAAGTGGTTATGGAAGCTTCATGGAGGATAAGCAATATTTTAGAGTGGATTGCAGAGCCTCAAGTTAGAAGGTCATTATTGTTAAAATCCTATGATTATGTACAACACCATTCTTATAGTTTTTTCCAGAATAACTTTACCGGGGCAATAAGTAGTAAAATTAAAGGTATTTTAGATGGTTATGATCATTTTTGGGCTGAAATGCACCATGGTTTATTTCAAAAGATTTTAAAAGTTATTATCAGCTTTTTTGTCCTTGCTATGATTCACCCAAACCTTAGCTTATTCCTTTGTGCTTGGAGTGTTTTATACTTTCCTATCATGTACAAGGTTTCGATCAAATTGAATCAGGCTGCTTTTGCTGAAACAGAAGCAAAACATTCTCTAATTGGTCAGATTTCAGACAAGATTAGCAATATTATTGCAGTTTTATCTTTTGCCACTAGAAAAATAGAACTAAAGAAATTAGATGACCAAATATTAACTGAATTCGTTCCAAAACAAATTCTCCTTTACAAGTATGCTTTTATTAGCAATGTAGTTAGTGGGGCATTCTTTCTGATAATGACAACATTTTTTATATTTTATATGGTACATTTACGCCAAAATGGGCTAATTAGTGTTGGAGATTTTGCTTTTGTTTTTGCTATTTCGGTAGTAATAATAGAGGAAACCTGGGGGATAACTCAATCACTGCAGAATTTTGTCCGTATTATTGGGGACTTACGAAGTTCTATCGCTTTTTTATATTCTCCTCAAATTGATGTTGACCATCCAAATGCCAGGTCTTTGAGGATTAACAGACCGCAGATAGAATTTAAGGAAGTCAGTTTTGGTTATAGCGAAGAAGAAAAGGTCTTTAAAAACCTTAATTTAGCAATAAAACCTGGGGAGAAAATAGGGTTGGTCGGTTATTCAGGGGCCGGTAAATCCTCTCTAGTAAATTTATTGCTTAAATATTTTAAAGTGTCAATGGGTCAAATACTTATCGACGGCCAAAATATTAATGATATAAGCCAAGATTCTCTTCGGGAAAATATTTCAGTTATTCCTCAAGATACAATGTTATTTCATAGATCGATTTTAGAAAATATAAGATATGGTAGGCTGAATGCTACCGATGAAGAAGTTATAGCTGCAAGTAAAGCTGCTCATATTCATGAATTTATTGTGGGATTGCCCCACCAGTACCAAACTTATGTAGGAGAAAGAGGAGTAAAGCTTTCAGGCGGGCAAAGACAGCGTATCTCTATTGCTAGGGCTATTCTAAAAGATGCTCCTATACTGATTCTAGATGAAGCTACATCATCGCTTGATAGTCATACTGAAAAATTAATTCAGGATAGCCTCAATTTTCTTATTGAAAGTAAAGGGAAAACGGTTATTGCGATTGCTCATAGACTTTCTACTCTAAAACATATGGACAGAATCCTTATTATGGATAAAGGTAAAATTATTGAAGAAGGTACTCACCA